One segment of Fuscovulum ytuae DNA contains the following:
- a CDS encoding sugar phosphate isomerase/epimerase family protein, translating into MTAWKLAYHANCWGGLGGDAVGVTSVTQLAYRTFGDMDCACADIAAAGYAGVELFDGNLLDYSAAEMRKLLADNGLELVATYAGGNFIFDDILPEELARVTRAADRAAELGAPHLVVGGGAKRFDGIREPDYHKLGAALDRVNALAEARGLRAHYHPHLSTIVEGPAEVAKIFDLTAIDFCPDTAHLAAAGGDPAQLIRDHAKRISYIHLKGFQREPFAFTPLDRGDVPTGPILQAMRDVGFAGWVCTELDSWPDPAEGARLSMDYLNRAIAG; encoded by the coding sequence ATGACAGCGTGGAAGCTGGCCTATCACGCCAATTGCTGGGGCGGCCTTGGCGGGGATGCCGTGGGCGTCACCTCGGTCACGCAACTGGCCTATCGCACCTTTGGCGACATGGATTGCGCGTGTGCCGACATAGCAGCTGCCGGATATGCGGGGGTGGAGCTGTTCGATGGCAACCTGCTGGACTACAGTGCCGCCGAGATGCGCAAGCTTTTGGCCGACAACGGGCTGGAACTGGTCGCCACCTATGCGGGCGGGAACTTCATCTTCGACGACATCCTGCCCGAGGAACTGGCCCGCGTGACCCGCGCCGCCGACCGTGCCGCAGAACTAGGTGCGCCGCATCTGGTCGTCGGCGGTGGAGCCAAGCGTTTCGACGGCATACGGGAGCCGGATTATCACAAGCTGGGCGCGGCACTCGATCGCGTGAACGCACTGGCCGAGGCGCGGGGGCTGCGGGCGCATTACCACCCGCACCTTTCCACCATCGTCGAGGGCCCTGCCGAAGTGGCCAAGATCTTCGATCTGACCGCCATCGATTTCTGTCCCGATACGGCACATCTGGCCGCCGCTGGGGGCGACCCGGCGCAACTGATCCGCGACCACGCGAAGCGGATCTCCTACATCCACCTCAAGGGCTTCCAGCGTGAACCCTTCGCCTTCACCCCCCTTGACCGGGGCGATGTGCCGACAGGGCCGATCCTGCAGGCGATGCGGGATGTGGGCTTTGCAGGCTGGGTCTGCACCGAACTCGACTCCTGGCCCGACCCCGCCGAAGGGGCACGGCTGAGCATGGACTACCTGAACCGGGCAATCGCGGGCTGA
- a CDS encoding substrate-binding domain-containing protein — protein MGSATALALFVGIAAPAFADPDAALAKLQETVLSKGPSGEDPSPASDVVLSDEELAKIKEMGATAAIVMHYGGNDWSQAQINGLQTQFGAMGIEVIAVTDAGFKPEKQVSDLETIMAQSPDIIVSIPTDPTATAAAYRAAAEAGTKLVFMDNVPTGFVPGTDYVSVVSADNYGNGVAAAHLMAKALGPDGGDIGLVFHAADFFVTKQRYDAFKATIASDYPNINIVAEQGIGGPDFSGDAEKAAGAMLTSNPNIKGIWAVWDVPAEGVMAAARANGRDDLIITTVDLGENVAISMAQGGFIKGLGAQRPYDAGVVEAKLAGYALLGKDAPDFVALPALPVAQDNLLDAWTQVYSTEATENVKASMQ, from the coding sequence ATGGGCTCGGCGACCGCGCTTGCGCTTTTTGTGGGGATCGCCGCCCCGGCCTTCGCCGATCCGGACGCGGCGCTTGCCAAGTTGCAGGAAACCGTCCTGTCGAAAGGACCGAGTGGCGAGGACCCGTCGCCCGCCTCCGATGTCGTGCTGAGCGATGAGGAACTGGCCAAGATCAAGGAGATGGGGGCCACCGCTGCCATCGTCATGCATTACGGCGGCAATGACTGGAGCCAGGCGCAGATCAACGGGTTGCAGACGCAGTTCGGCGCGATGGGGATCGAGGTGATCGCCGTGACCGATGCGGGCTTCAAGCCCGAAAAGCAGGTCAGCGATCTGGAAACCATCATGGCGCAGTCGCCAGACATCATCGTGTCGATTCCGACAGACCCGACGGCCACCGCCGCCGCCTATCGTGCAGCGGCAGAGGCCGGGACCAAGCTGGTGTTCATGGACAACGTTCCGACGGGCTTCGTTCCGGGCACCGACTATGTCTCGGTCGTGTCGGCGGACAACTATGGCAACGGCGTCGCGGCGGCCCATCTGATGGCCAAGGCACTTGGTCCGGATGGCGGGGATATCGGCCTCGTTTTCCACGCGGCTGATTTCTTCGTAACGAAGCAGCGCTATGACGCGTTCAAGGCGACGATTGCCAGCGACTACCCCAATATCAACATCGTGGCCGAGCAAGGCATCGGTGGGCCGGACTTTTCGGGCGATGCCGAAAAGGCCGCAGGGGCGATGCTGACCTCCAACCCGAACATCAAGGGCATCTGGGCGGTCTGGGACGTTCCGGCCGAAGGCGTGATGGCGGCGGCGCGGGCCAATGGCCGCGACGACCTGATCATCACGACCGTGGACCTTGGCGAGAATGTTGCCATCAGCATGGCGCAGGGCGGGTTCATCAAGGGCCTTGGCGCACAGCGTCCCTATGACGCCGGTGTGGTCGAGGCGAAGCTGGCCGGCTATGCCCTTCTGGGCAAGGACGCGCCGGACTTCGTTGCACTGCCCGCCCTGCCGGTGGCGCAAGACAACCTGCTCGACGCGTGGACGCAGGTCTATTCGACCGAGGCGACCGAAAACGTGAAAGCCTCGATGCAGTAA
- a CDS encoding Gfo/Idh/MocA family protein — protein MTKVMNVAMIGGGFMGKAHAMAYASMPMFFWPAPAIPHRKVVVDVTDGAAEEARRRFGFDEASSDWRSVVARPDIDVVDICTPNNVHAEIAIAAAKAGKHIICEKPLARTVEEARAMTEAAKAAGIIHMVAFNYRRTPAVALAKKYIEEGRIGRILNFRGTYLQDWSADENGPLSWRFQKKIAGSGTVGDIGTHVVDLAHYLVGPIAEVIAMTKTYVTTRPIQQGGVDKLGASEKSADAERAPVDVDDEVVSMLRFGNGAIGSLEATRNAWGRNNFITLEIHGTKGSIHFNYERRDELQVMFADDPADARGFRTVYTGPAHPYGGGLWPIPGLGIGYSETKIVECFDLFTAIASGKQPSPNFEDGLLTELVADALLRSGETGKWERVE, from the coding sequence ATGACCAAAGTGATGAACGTTGCCATGATCGGCGGCGGGTTCATGGGCAAGGCGCACGCCATGGCCTATGCCTCGATGCCGATGTTCTTCTGGCCCGCGCCTGCCATCCCGCACCGCAAGGTCGTCGTCGATGTCACCGACGGGGCCGCCGAGGAAGCCCGCCGCCGTTTCGGGTTCGACGAGGCGTCGAGCGACTGGCGCAGCGTGGTGGCGCGGCCCGATATCGATGTGGTCGATATCTGCACGCCGAACAATGTCCATGCCGAGATCGCCATTGCGGCGGCGAAGGCGGGCAAGCACATCATCTGCGAAAAGCCCTTGGCGCGGACGGTCGAAGAGGCCCGCGCGATGACCGAGGCGGCGAAGGCCGCGGGCATCATCCACATGGTGGCCTTCAACTACCGCCGCACGCCCGCCGTGGCGCTGGCCAAGAAATATATCGAGGAAGGCCGCATCGGACGCATCCTGAACTTCCGTGGCACCTACCTTCAGGACTGGTCGGCGGATGAGAACGGGCCGCTGTCCTGGCGCTTTCAGAAGAAGATCGCGGGGTCGGGCACGGTGGGGGATATCGGGACACATGTCGTGGACCTCGCACATTACCTTGTCGGCCCTATTGCCGAAGTGATCGCCATGACCAAGACCTATGTCACGACGCGCCCCATCCAGCAGGGTGGCGTGGACAAGTTGGGCGCGTCGGAGAAATCCGCCGATGCCGAACGTGCGCCGGTCGATGTGGATGACGAGGTGGTGTCGATGCTGCGCTTCGGCAACGGGGCCATCGGCAGCCTGGAGGCCACGCGCAATGCATGGGGTCGGAACAACTTTATCACGCTGGAGATCCACGGGACGAAAGGCTCAATCCACTTCAACTACGAACGCCGCGACGAATTGCAGGTGATGTTCGCCGACGATCCGGCCGACGCGCGCGGGTTCCGCACGGTCTATACTGGCCCCGCGCATCCCTATGGCGGCGGTCTATGGCCGATCCCCGGTCTGGGCATCGGCTATTCGGAAACGAAGATCGTCGAATGCTTCGACCTGTTCACCGCGATTGCCAGCGGCAAGCAACCCAGCCCGAATTTCGAGGATGGTCTGCTGACGGAACTGGTGGCCGATGCCCTGCTGCGGTCGGGTGAAACCGGCAAGTGGGAGCGGGTGGAATGA
- a CDS encoding sugar ABC transporter ATP-binding protein, whose product MTSPAPVAVRMTGISKSFGGIRALDGVDFEVFAGEVHALLGGNGAGKSTILKVLNGVHVPEEGEIEVGGQKLAAHSPEAARAAGIAMNFQEMSLIPTLTVAQNIFLTREARDARGMIDDADSVRRAQAIFDMLQVEVDPTTLVGDLGAGQKQLTEIAKAISQDARVLILDEPSTALSVSDVERLFVFLRQLKAKGVAIIYVSHRMDEIARIADRATILRDGRHVITAPLADLPIDVMIEHIVGKKSKGLADVARGDVSRGEVLLDLANVTGPHKPENVSFALHRGEVLGLAGLLGSGRSALARVIAGIEPAVSGEIRIKGAKAVIRRPADAVAHGIALVPEARATQGIIPAHSVAENMVMSVIGRIAPKGFVDRSRVRDIAEDMIARLSIKTASRDHAVSTLSGGNQQKVVIGKWLATEPEILILDEPTAGIDIGSKAEIIRLVRELAQAGKGVIVISSELSELLTACDRILVMADGRAHQMLDRADLDDPDEHDPEHALQAAERRLQVEIQKALTIKEASHG is encoded by the coding sequence ATGACCTCCCCCGCCCCGGTTGCCGTGCGGATGACGGGGATTTCCAAATCCTTCGGCGGCATCCGCGCGCTGGACGGTGTGGATTTCGAGGTCTTTGCCGGTGAAGTCCACGCCCTGCTTGGCGGCAACGGGGCGGGGAAGTCCACCATCCTGAAGGTCCTGAACGGCGTTCACGTGCCGGAGGAGGGCGAGATCGAGGTTGGTGGCCAGAAACTTGCCGCCCACTCGCCCGAAGCGGCGCGGGCGGCAGGCATCGCCATGAACTTTCAGGAAATGTCGCTGATCCCGACGCTGACCGTGGCGCAGAACATATTCCTGACGCGCGAGGCGCGGGATGCGCGCGGGATGATTGATGATGCGGACTCTGTCCGCCGGGCGCAGGCGATTTTCGACATGCTGCAGGTCGAGGTCGATCCGACCACACTCGTCGGTGATCTGGGGGCGGGGCAGAAGCAACTGACCGAGATTGCCAAGGCGATCAGTCAGGATGCGCGGGTCCTGATCCTCGACGAACCCTCGACCGCGCTTTCGGTGTCGGATGTGGAACGGCTGTTCGTCTTTCTGCGGCAGTTGAAGGCAAAGGGCGTGGCGATCATCTATGTCAGCCACCGCATGGACGAAATTGCCCGCATCGCTGACCGCGCGACGATCCTGCGGGATGGTCGGCATGTCATCACGGCTCCGCTGGCCGATCTGCCCATCGACGTGATGATCGAACATATCGTCGGGAAGAAATCCAAAGGGCTGGCGGATGTGGCCCGGGGGGACGTGTCGCGGGGCGAGGTTCTGCTGGACCTTGCGAACGTGACCGGGCCGCACAAACCCGAAAACGTCAGCTTCGCGCTGCATCGGGGGGAAGTGCTGGGACTTGCGGGCTTGCTCGGTTCTGGTCGGTCCGCCTTGGCCCGCGTCATTGCAGGTATCGAACCCGCCGTTTCGGGCGAGATCCGCATCAAGGGCGCGAAAGCGGTGATCCGCCGCCCCGCCGACGCTGTGGCTCACGGAATCGCGCTGGTGCCTGAGGCGCGGGCGACGCAGGGCATCATCCCCGCCCATAGCGTTGCCGAAAACATGGTGATGTCGGTGATCGGGCGCATCGCGCCGAAGGGGTTCGTGGACCGTTCCCGCGTGCGCGACATCGCCGAGGACATGATCGCCCGGCTGTCGATCAAGACGGCAAGCCGCGACCATGCGGTGTCCACGTTGTCGGGGGGAAACCAGCAGAAGGTGGTGATCGGAAAATGGCTCGCTACTGAACCCGAGATCCTGATCCTCGATGAACCGACGGCAGGGATCGATATCGGGTCCAAGGCCGAAATCATCCGTCTGGTGCGGGAACTGGCCCAGGCAGGCAAGGGGGTGATCGTCATTTCCTCGGAACTGTCGGAACTGCTGACGGCCTGCGACCGCATCCTCGTTATGGCGGATGGCCGTGCGCATCAGATGCTGGATCGCGCCGATCTGGACGACCCGGACGAGCACGACCCCGAACATGCCCTGCAAGCGGCCGAGCGCCGCCTTCAGGTGGAAATCCAGAAAGCCCTGACCATCAAGGAGGCCAGCCATGGCTAA
- a CDS encoding ABC transporter permease has protein sequence MAKAATAPAGAFFANWRQNIIYIGFVVIFIVFALTLNDKGFLNPNNLLNIVRQTAMIAVMAVAMTFVLSAGEIDLSVGAVAGLTTVTVAMAIAIAGPVGGVLAGLATGLAVGMFNGWLTTRIGIPSFLTTLAMMGIAKGVAMWISDTAAVPILSPGYSWVFGGGAVGPIPVLMFWMAVIAGVGHIVLRRSGFGRKVLATGGGEMAARYSGIDTRSIKFKVLVLSSCAAALAGMLYAGRLQSGRFQLGEGDELSVIAAAVLGGTSLFGGKGTVIGTIVGALMIGMINNGLILMGLEFSQQLIAKGAIIILAVALSQKRG, from the coding sequence ATGGCTAAGGCAGCAACCGCCCCGGCCGGGGCATTCTTCGCCAATTGGCGGCAGAACATCATCTATATCGGCTTCGTAGTGATCTTCATCGTCTTTGCACTGACGCTGAACGACAAGGGGTTCCTGAATCCGAACAACCTGCTGAACATCGTGCGGCAGACCGCGATGATCGCGGTGATGGCGGTGGCCATGACCTTCGTGCTTTCGGCGGGCGAGATCGACCTGTCGGTGGGCGCGGTGGCGGGGCTGACCACGGTGACGGTTGCCATGGCGATCGCCATCGCCGGACCTGTTGGCGGCGTTCTTGCCGGTTTGGCGACGGGGCTTGCCGTTGGGATGTTCAACGGCTGGCTTACGACGCGGATCGGCATACCCTCCTTTCTGACGACACTTGCGATGATGGGTATCGCCAAGGGCGTGGCCATGTGGATTTCCGATACGGCTGCCGTTCCGATCTTGTCGCCCGGGTATTCCTGGGTCTTCGGGGGAGGTGCGGTCGGCCCAATCCCCGTTCTGATGTTCTGGATGGCCGTGATCGCGGGCGTCGGACATATCGTGCTGCGCCGTTCGGGCTTTGGTCGCAAGGTGCTGGCGACGGGCGGGGGCGAAATGGCCGCGCGCTATTCCGGCATCGATACGCGCAGCATCAAGTTCAAAGTGCTGGTCCTGTCCTCCTGCGCCGCTGCTTTGGCTGGGATGCTTTATGCAGGCCGTCTGCAATCTGGGCGCTTCCAGCTTGGCGAAGGGGATGAGCTTTCGGTCATCGCCGCTGCCGTCCTTGGCGGGACAAGCCTCTTTGGCGGCAAGGGCACGGTCATCGGGACCATCGTCGGCGCGTTGATGATCGGGATGATCAACAATGGACTGATCCTGATGGGACTGGAGTTCAGCCAGCAGCTGATCGCCAAGGGCGCGATCATCATCCTTGCCGTTGCTCTTAGCCAGAAGCGGGGCTGA
- a CDS encoding putative quinol monooxygenase, whose amino-acid sequence MYTIIGTVTARPETRKELASLLMAQVAPTRSEAGCINYDFHVDAADPCVFVFYENWADRAALDAHLAMPHLQPLFSQLDRLLACPVEIRPLTMLSERSA is encoded by the coding sequence ATGTATACGATCATCGGAACCGTCACTGCGCGCCCAGAAACGCGCAAGGAACTTGCCTCCCTCCTGATGGCACAAGTTGCGCCAACGCGGTCCGAGGCGGGTTGCATCAACTACGACTTCCACGTCGATGCTGCCGATCCTTGCGTCTTCGTCTTCTACGAGAACTGGGCCGACCGCGCGGCGCTGGACGCGCATCTGGCGATGCCGCATCTGCAACCGCTGTTTTCGCAGCTTGACCGTCTGCTGGCCTGTCCGGTGGAGATCCGGCCCCTGACCATGCTGTCGGAGCGGTCGGCATGA
- a CDS encoding sugar phosphate isomerase/epimerase family protein, translating into MTGSAIKGPGIFLAQFAGNDAPFDSLPSITAWAAGLGYKGVQIPSCDRRLFDLDLCAESQTYADEVLGICAEAGVAITELSTHLQGQLVAVNPAYDAAFDAFAPETVRGNPAARQAWAVDQVTKAATAARRLGLSGTVSFTGSLAFPYLYPWPQRPAGLVETAFAELARRWAPILDAYDDAGVDIGFELHPGEDVFDGASWERFLSAVAEHPRARINYDPSHFLLQAMDYLAFIDIYHDRISAFHVKDAEFRPDGRQGVYSGYSPWAERAGRFRSLGDGQVDFPAVFTRLTQYGYRGWAVMEWECFLKSPAQGAAEGAPFIARHLIEVTGHAFDDFAGGRADQAVLDAMLGIRSWH; encoded by the coding sequence ATGACGGGCAGTGCGATCAAGGGTCCGGGCATCTTTCTGGCGCAATTCGCGGGGAATGATGCACCCTTCGACAGCCTGCCCTCAATCACGGCCTGGGCGGCAGGGTTGGGCTACAAGGGCGTGCAGATCCCGTCCTGCGATCGGCGGTTGTTCGATCTGGACCTCTGTGCCGAAAGTCAGACCTATGCTGACGAGGTGCTGGGCATCTGCGCCGAAGCGGGCGTCGCCATCACGGAACTGTCCACCCACCTGCAAGGCCAGTTGGTCGCGGTGAATCCCGCCTATGACGCGGCCTTTGACGCCTTCGCGCCCGAAACGGTGCGGGGCAATCCCGCCGCACGGCAGGCATGGGCGGTCGATCAGGTGACCAAGGCCGCAACGGCGGCGCGGCGTCTGGGGCTTTCGGGAACGGTCAGCTTCACCGGATCGCTGGCCTTCCCCTATCTCTATCCGTGGCCGCAGCGCCCCGCCGGACTGGTCGAGACGGCATTCGCCGAACTTGCCCGCCGCTGGGCCCCCATCCTTGATGCCTATGACGATGCGGGTGTCGATATCGGCTTCGAACTGCACCCCGGAGAGGATGTGTTCGACGGCGCAAGCTGGGAGAGGTTCCTGTCCGCAGTGGCGGAACACCCCCGCGCGAGGATCAACTACGACCCGTCGCACTTCCTGTTGCAGGCGATGGATTATCTGGCCTTCATCGACATCTATCACGACCGTATCTCGGCGTTCCACGTCAAGGACGCCGAGTTCCGCCCCGATGGTCGGCAGGGTGTCTATTCCGGCTATTCGCCCTGGGCGGAACGGGCGGGGCGTTTCCGCAGCCTTGGCGACGGGCAGGTGGATTTTCCGGCCGTCTTCACGCGCCTGACCCAATATGGCTATCGCGGCTGGGCGGTGATGGAATGGGAGTGCTTCCTGAAATCCCCCGCGCAGGGCGCAGCCGAGGGCGCTCCGTTCATCGCGCGCCACCTTATCGAGGTTACAGGGCATGCCTTCGACGATTTCGCAGGCGGACGAGCCGATCAGGCCGTGCTGGACGCAATGCTGGGGATCCGGTCATGGCACTGA
- a CDS encoding Gfo/Idh/MocA family protein: MALKLGMVGGGQGAFIGGVHRMAARLDGRWELVAGALSSDPARAAASAEDLGIAPDRSYSDFAQMALAEASRPDGIDAVAIVTPNHLHAKVATAFLRAGIAVICDKPMTATLPEAEELAALATETSVPFVLTQTYTGYPMVREARRMIAEGAIGAVRHVQVEYLQDWLAGPVEQSGQKQAVWRTDPGMSGEGGCIADIGTHAFNLATFVTGLGLRAVLADLTAFEPGRRLDDNAAVLLRFDGGAKGMIWASQIAPGTKNALRFRIAGERGGLAWDQENPDLLEFTQLGGTTRLLRRGDGLTKTPARIPSGHPEGYLEAFATLYADAADLIEGKGSASTQALASAEDGLAGMRFISACVQSYEAGGMWIAA, from the coding sequence ATGGCACTGAAACTGGGCATGGTTGGCGGAGGCCAAGGGGCCTTCATCGGCGGGGTCCACCGCATGGCCGCACGGCTGGACGGGCGGTGGGAGTTGGTTGCGGGGGCGCTGTCCTCTGACCCGGCAAGGGCTGCGGCTTCGGCGGAGGACCTCGGCATTGCGCCCGACCGCAGCTATTCCGATTTCGCACAGATGGCATTGGCCGAGGCATCCCGTCCCGACGGGATCGATGCGGTGGCGATCGTCACGCCGAACCACCTTCACGCGAAGGTGGCGACAGCCTTCCTGCGCGCCGGAATTGCGGTGATCTGCGACAAGCCGATGACTGCTACGCTTCCCGAGGCCGAGGAACTGGCCGCGCTGGCGACCGAAACATCCGTGCCGTTCGTGCTGACCCAGACCTATACAGGCTATCCGATGGTGCGCGAGGCGCGCCGGATGATCGCCGAAGGCGCGATCGGGGCGGTGCGTCACGTGCAGGTCGAATACCTGCAGGATTGGCTGGCCGGACCCGTGGAACAGAGCGGGCAGAAACAGGCCGTTTGGCGCACCGATCCCGGCATGTCGGGCGAGGGCGGCTGCATCGCCGATATCGGGACACATGCCTTCAACCTTGCGACCTTCGTCACAGGGCTTGGGTTGCGGGCCGTTCTTGCCGATCTCACCGCCTTCGAGCCGGGACGGCGGCTGGATGACAACGCGGCAGTGCTTCTGCGTTTCGACGGGGGCGCTAAAGGCATGATCTGGGCAAGTCAGATCGCCCCCGGCACCAAGAACGCGCTGCGGTTCCGCATTGCCGGGGAACGGGGCGGGCTGGCCTGGGATCAGGAAAATCCCGATCTGCTCGAATTCACCCAGCTTGGCGGCACGACCCGCCTGCTGCGCCGCGGTGACGGCCTGACGAAGACGCCTGCCCGAATCCCGTCCGGCCATCCCGAAGGTTATCTGGAGGCATTTGCAACGCTTTACGCCGATGCCGCGGACCTGATCGAAGGGAAGGGGTCGGCATCGACACAAGCGCTGGCGTCTGCCGAGGACGGGCTTGCGGGAATGCGCTTCATCAGCGCGTGTGTCCAATCATATGAGGCAGGCGGAATGTGGATCGCGGCCTGA
- a CDS encoding IclR family transcriptional regulator, giving the protein MAVPTIFFIGFLRVVSLLSTLFTLLLLCDKLESRNHSDDGFPMNTAQPKRAQSMKTIDKAMTLLNLFTTETPEFRLVDIARAAGLDKVTAMRLLNSLVAGGLLEQHPETRKYRLGTAILRLARIRETAFPMISTLQPIVDRLSEETGESGHASLASEVGLTTIALCEPNRSTRVWIDPTQVLPFHATASGIVYLAHLPKSEAEALLARSSDKRYTAETATREQLIQRMDDARRLGYAKSIGGFEVDTAGFAAPVFDWHGKVIATMGLACVRSRLDDANHDHLIRAVVHAAHAATKAFGGKSPDAP; this is encoded by the coding sequence ATGGCTGTTCCGACGATCTTCTTCATTGGGTTCCTCCGTGTTGTTTCATTATTATCAACTCTATTTACTTTATTGTTACTCTGCGATAAACTTGAGTCAAGAAATCATTCCGACGACGGATTCCCCATGAACACGGCCCAGCCCAAGCGCGCCCAGTCGATGAAAACGATCGACAAGGCCATGACTTTGTTGAATCTTTTCACGACCGAAACCCCAGAGTTCCGGTTGGTGGACATCGCGCGGGCCGCCGGTCTGGACAAGGTTACTGCCATGCGCCTGCTGAACTCGCTCGTTGCGGGGGGGCTTCTGGAACAGCATCCCGAAACGCGAAAGTATCGTTTGGGCACGGCGATTCTGCGCCTTGCGCGTATCAGGGAAACCGCATTCCCGATGATCTCGACCTTGCAGCCGATCGTGGATCGCCTTTCCGAGGAAACAGGTGAATCCGGTCACGCCTCATTGGCATCAGAGGTTGGCCTGACGACGATTGCCCTGTGCGAGCCGAACCGGTCGACGCGCGTCTGGATCGACCCGACCCAAGTCTTACCATTCCATGCCACCGCATCCGGGATCGTCTATCTTGCGCATTTGCCGAAATCCGAGGCGGAGGCTTTGTTGGCTCGCAGCTCTGACAAGCGCTACACAGCCGAAACCGCGACCCGGGAGCAGTTGATCCAGCGGATGGACGATGCGCGACGGCTTGGCTACGCAAAATCCATCGGCGGGTTTGAAGTCGATACCGCGGGCTTTGCCGCGCCGGTCTTCGATTGGCATGGAAAGGTGATCGCCACGATGGGTTTGGCTTGCGTCAGAAGCCGCCTCGACGACGCAAACCACGATCACCTGATCCGCGCGGTCGTCCATGCAGCCCATGCCGCGACAAAAGCCTTTGGCGGCAAGAGTCCAGATGCCCCGTAG
- a CDS encoding tripartite tricarboxylate transporter substrate binding protein, with product MKKIVGTAIALLASFGAAGLAQAEYPERPVSIIEPWPPGDVDDQLLRVIAEEFTKETGVPAKVVNRPGGYGLEGAASVLSSPADGYTIGSFLIDIPTSYLILGIAPYTKEDMEVIGLNMNFPFMLAARKDAPYNNLAELAAYAKENPVSFGHFGFETIPAQQTFEAARQLGFEFSTETGYEVTDCTTLGNGDADVINTTVALVLACKDDIKAIAAYTEEPLSVFPDAPLLRDQISGPTFTLWSGIFVPKGTPQDVKDKLAGIIERAMQSDQAKQIAETTGAEIYWQPGAEAQARIDADFEAVKELFAKMPK from the coding sequence ATGAAGAAGATCGTCGGAACAGCCATTGCCTTGCTGGCATCGTTCGGCGCCGCCGGCCTTGCACAGGCAGAATACCCGGAGCGCCCGGTATCGATCATCGAGCCCTGGCCGCCGGGTGACGTTGATGACCAGTTGCTGCGCGTGATCGCAGAGGAATTCACAAAGGAGACTGGCGTTCCGGCAAAGGTCGTGAACCGCCCCGGCGGGTATGGGCTGGAGGGGGCGGCCTCTGTCTTGTCGTCTCCTGCCGATGGCTACACGATCGGCAGCTTCCTTATCGACATCCCGACAAGCTATCTGATCCTCGGGATCGCCCCCTATACCAAGGAGGATATGGAGGTCATCGGTCTGAACATGAACTTCCCCTTCATGTTGGCCGCGCGCAAGGATGCCCCCTACAACAACTTGGCCGAGCTTGCAGCCTATGCCAAGGAGAACCCAGTCAGCTTTGGCCATTTCGGTTTCGAGACGATCCCGGCCCAGCAGACATTCGAGGCTGCACGTCAGCTGGGCTTCGAGTTCAGCACCGAGACTGGCTATGAAGTGACCGACTGCACGACGCTTGGGAATGGTGATGCAGATGTCATCAACACCACTGTCGCCCTTGTCCTGGCTTGCAAGGACGACATCAAGGCCATCGCCGCCTACACCGAAGAACCGCTGTCGGTCTTCCCCGATGCGCCGCTTCTGCGTGATCAGATCAGCGGCCCCACTTTCACGCTTTGGTCGGGTATCTTTGTGCCGAAGGGCACGCCGCAAGATGTGAAGGATAAGCTTGCCGGGATCATCGAGCGGGCCATGCAGTCTGATCAGGCCAAACAGATTGCCGAAACGACTGGAGCCGAAATCTACTGGCAGCCGGGGGCCGAGGCGCAGGCGCGGATCGACGCGGACTTCGAAGCTGTGAAGGAACTCTTCGCGAAAATGCCGAAATAA
- a CDS encoding tripartite tricarboxylate transporter TctB family protein, giving the protein MPDHVNHIATIADADTDAFEDEVIPEASHLAMALFWAFALLALVVLPLATVPGKRDLGWVQEPWSWPFITLVVGLIGGFGPLRAYLRERRRPGFTAKANLAFEGMCRALIYAVGFLIYIGGVSVLGFTIASVIFMQALLYVSGLRGPRWIMIGLAVVAAIVLAFRVGLGIWFPLPPVMQLFPDWVGNSLGEYL; this is encoded by the coding sequence ATGCCGGATCACGTCAACCATATCGCAACGATAGCCGATGCCGACACCGATGCTTTCGAGGATGAGGTCATTCCCGAAGCCTCGCATCTGGCGATGGCCCTGTTTTGGGCCTTTGCTCTGTTGGCGCTTGTCGTTCTGCCCTTGGCGACCGTGCCGGGTAAGCGCGATCTGGGTTGGGTGCAAGAGCCCTGGTCGTGGCCCTTCATCACGCTTGTCGTCGGGCTGATTGGCGGGTTTGGCCCCTTGCGGGCCTATCTGCGCGAACGCCGGAGGCCGGGTTTCACGGCGAAGGCCAATCTTGCCTTTGAAGGTATGTGCCGGGCCCTCATCTATGCCGTTGGATTTCTTATTTATATCGGGGGCGTGTCGGTGCTTGGATTCACCATCGCTTCGGTGATCTTCATGCAGGCGCTTCTCTATGTTTCCGGCCTGCGCGGCCCACGCTGGATCATGATCGGCCTAGCCGTTGTCGCCGCCATCGTTCTGGCCTTTCGGGTTGGCCTTGGGATCTGGTTCCCGCTTCCGCCCGTTATGCAACTTTTCCCCGACTGGGTCGGCAATTCCCTGGGAGAATACCTGTGA